The Brachypodium distachyon strain Bd21 chromosome 4, Brachypodium_distachyon_v3.0, whole genome shotgun sequence nucleotide sequence TAACTGGTGTTGATTCAATCTTCCAATGTTGACAGAGCAGCACAATATCCACATAACCAATTGCATACTTCTTGGCAGGAGGAGGCTAGGGGAGCACTGGAGAGCGCCTTGGGACAGAAGAAGACAGGTTTTGAGAAATGGGGCATGGGAGTTGAAAAGAGGCAGCAAAGGGACCGGCGTGGTGGTCCTGGTCCTGCtgccggtggtggcggaggaaggtctggaggaggtggtgcttgGTTGAGGTGGTTCAGCAGTGGAGGTTTTTGGGATGCAGCGAAACAAACTGTTCTTACGATCCTTGGCATTATAGCCGCGGTAAAGGGTGCATATCATGTATTACCatgtctagttttttttttcaaacccTAAGTGGTAGTGCTAACTATTGCTCAATTTTGCATTGCAGTTCTTTCTGATCGCAAACTTCAATGTCTTGGTAGCAGCTCTTGTCAATCCATTGCTGATTGTGTTGCGGCAGATACGGCGCGCTCTCTCTTTTGCAGCTCATTGTGTCTACCGGGGCACGTCAGCACCCACTGCTAGGACAAAATCACCTCCTTTAGACAGTGGTGTTCTGGCCCCAGTGCCTGTCAAAGGAAGAGTTGGAATGTCCGCGAAAGAAAGAGTTCTTAGGAAATGGGGTTCAGACTGAAGTAGAACACATCAACACACTGTAATGCTTTAAGAGCTACAGTGTTTTTGACTGGTCAGATTGTTTTGCAACCATGAATGTCCAAGCAGTATTTCTGTGGATTGTACTATGGTAATTCAATATTTACTCGTAGCTAGTGATTGAATTTGAGCTCTGAACTTGATCGACTATATATAGTTATCCAGGCAGCTTTCAACAGTGGCACACCGACCTTGGGCATGTTTCCCCAGTTATTGTTCGAAACAACTTTCCTGTGTAAATCTGAGCTCGCTGAAACTTGCGGGCATATTTCATAGTCTATATTCCGAGCTTGGATTGATCATAAATATACCTCCGTTTATGTTGATTTTGTTCTACCCCAGtccatttcttttatttaaaacagtttcatgatgaattgatagttcttttcttttcagtaGATATTGACAGGTTAGCATGTAATTTCAGTACAAGAATAACTTGTGAAATGAGCGATCCCACTAGATTTGCAATCAGCTCATTCATATGCTAGTATGCTACCATTAACCATAGAATAGTGTTTCATCATCGGTGCTAATTTTAACACTACAAAGACAAATTCCACCATATGAGCGAAGAAAAATGGATGTGTTTGGAACAGAAAAATGATTTACAACATGATATCAGGTACACAGCAATTTCGCATGCAGAGGCATTGCAATTCAGAGCACAAGGGT carries:
- the LOC100828643 gene encoding uncharacterized protein LOC100828643 isoform X1, with the protein product MPMSLGPPPPRLGAFRRDAALFSAGQSRALSGCAILGRTNLGAGRAYCLFSGGGDRRKQEEARGALESALGQKKTGFEKWGMGVEKRQQRDRRGGPGPAAGGGGGRSGGGGAWLRWFSSGGFWDAAKQTVLTILGIIAAFFLIANFNVLVAALVNPLLIVLRQIRRALSFAAHCVYRGTSAPTARTKSPPLDSGVLAPVPVKGRVGMSAKERVLRKWGSD
- the LOC100828643 gene encoding uncharacterized protein LOC100828643 isoform X2 — its product is MPMSLGPPPPRLGAFRRDAALFSAGQSRALSGCAILGRTNLGAGRAYCLFSGGGDRRKQEEARGALESALGQKKTGFEKWGMGVEKRQQRDRRGGPGPAAGGGGGRSGGGGAWLRWFSSGGFWDAAKQTVLTILGIIAAVKVLSDRKLQCLGSSSCQSIADCVAADTARSLFCSSLCLPGHVSTHC